The following coding sequences lie in one Klebsiella huaxiensis genomic window:
- the fucP gene encoding L-fucose:H+ symporter permease, translating to MGNTTIQTQSFRAVDTGQSKRYIIPFALLCSLFFLWAVANNLNDILLPQFQQAFTLTNFQAGLIQSAFYFGYFVIPIPAGILMKKLSYKAGIITGLFLYALGAALFWPAAEVMNYTLFLIGLFIIAAGLGCLETAANPFVTVLGPESGGHFRLNLAQTFNSFGAIIAVVFGQSLILSNVPHQSQEVLDKMAPEQLSAYKHSLVLSVQTPYMIIVAVVLLVALLIMLTKFPALQSDDHSDVGQSSFSASFSRLVRIRHWRWAVLAQFCYVGAQTACWSYLIRYAIEEIPGMTPGFAANYLTGTMVCFFIGRFTGTWLVSRFAPHKVLAAYALLAMILCLISAFTGGQIGLLALTLCSAFMSIQYPTIFSLGIKNLGQDTKYGSSFIVMTIIGGGIVTPVMGFVSDAAGSITTAELIPALCFAIIFIFARFRSQTAAN from the coding sequence ATGGGAAACACAACAATACAAACGCAGAGTTTTCGTGCGGTAGATACAGGGCAAAGCAAACGCTATATTATTCCCTTCGCCTTACTGTGCTCGTTATTTTTCCTTTGGGCGGTCGCCAATAACCTGAATGACATCTTATTACCCCAATTTCAACAAGCTTTTACGCTAACTAATTTTCAGGCCGGACTAATCCAATCCGCTTTTTATTTTGGCTACTTCGTCATTCCTATCCCTGCCGGGATCTTGATGAAAAAATTAAGTTACAAAGCAGGAATCATCACCGGATTATTCTTATATGCTTTAGGCGCAGCATTATTCTGGCCAGCCGCCGAAGTGATGAACTACACCTTATTCCTGATTGGATTATTTATTATCGCTGCAGGTTTAGGTTGTCTGGAAACGGCGGCAAATCCTTTTGTTACTGTGTTAGGGCCAGAAAGTGGTGGACACTTCCGACTTAATCTGGCGCAAACTTTTAACTCTTTTGGTGCCATTATCGCCGTCGTCTTTGGGCAAAGTCTTATTTTGTCTAACGTGCCGCATCAATCTCAGGAAGTGCTCGATAAAATGGCACCCGAACAGCTCAGCGCCTATAAGCACAGCCTGGTGTTATCGGTACAAACCCCTTATATGATCATCGTCGCGGTCGTCTTACTGGTCGCTCTGCTGATTATGTTGACCAAATTCCCAGCCCTGCAAAGTGATGATCATAGTGATGTCGGACAGAGTTCATTTTCAGCATCGTTTTCCCGCCTGGTGCGCATTCGCCACTGGCGCTGGGCGGTACTGGCGCAGTTCTGCTACGTCGGCGCGCAAACAGCCTGCTGGAGCTATCTGATTCGCTACGCGATCGAAGAGATCCCCGGCATGACCCCAGGCTTTGCCGCCAACTATCTGACCGGCACCATGGTGTGCTTCTTTATCGGTCGCTTCACTGGCACCTGGCTTGTCAGCCGCTTCGCGCCGCATAAAGTCCTGGCAGCCTACGCCCTGCTTGCCATGATTCTGTGCCTGATTTCAGCCTTCACGGGCGGCCAAATCGGTCTGTTGGCCCTGACGCTGTGCAGCGCATTTATGTCGATTCAGTATCCGACCATCTTCTCGCTGGGTATCAAAAATCTGGGACAGGACACTAAATACGGCTCCTCTTTCATCGTCATGACCATCATTGGCGGCGGCATCGTCACCCCGGTCATGGGTTTTGTCAGCGACGCCGCAGGCAGTATTACGACTGCAGAGCTCATTCCGGCACTTTGCTTTGCCATCATCTTCATCTTTGCCCGTTTCCGTTCACAAACGGCAGCTAACTAA
- the fucA gene encoding L-fuculose-phosphate aldolase has protein sequence MERNRLARQIIDTCLEMTRLGLNQGTAGNVSVRYQGGMLITPTGIAYEKLTEAHIVYIDANGQHEQGKLPSSEWRFHMAAYQTRSDANAVVHNHAVHCTAVSILNRPIPAIHYMIAAAGGNSIPCAPYATFGTRELSEYVAVALRNRKATLLQHHGLIACEDNLEKALWLAHEVEVLAQLYLSTLAIVDPVPVLDDEAIAIVLEKFKTYGLRIEE, from the coding sequence ATGGAACGAAATAGACTGGCCCGGCAGATTATTGATACCTGCCTGGAAATGACCCGCCTGGGATTAAACCAGGGAACCGCAGGTAATGTGAGCGTGCGTTATCAGGGGGGAATGCTCATAACGCCCACGGGCATCGCTTATGAAAAACTGACCGAAGCGCACATTGTTTATATTGATGCCAACGGCCAGCATGAACAGGGCAAACTGCCATCCAGCGAGTGGCGTTTTCATATGGCGGCTTATCAGACGCGTTCTGACGCTAACGCGGTGGTGCATAACCATGCGGTCCACTGCACGGCGGTTTCAATCCTCAACCGCCCGATTCCGGCTATTCACTACATGATTGCGGCGGCGGGCGGTAATTCTATCCCCTGCGCGCCGTACGCCACTTTCGGTACCCGCGAGCTGTCCGAATATGTGGCAGTGGCCCTTAGAAACCGTAAAGCGACGCTATTGCAGCACCATGGCCTGATCGCCTGTGAAGATAATCTGGAAAAAGCACTGTGGCTGGCGCATGAGGTGGAAGTGTTGGCGCAGCTCTACCTCAGCACGCTGGCTATTGTTGATCCGGTTCCGGTGCTTGATGACGAGGCGATCGCTATCGTGCTGGAAAAATTCAAAACCTACGGATTACGTATCGAAGAATAA
- the xni gene encoding flap endonuclease Xni → MAVHLLIVDALNLIRRIHAVQGSPCVDTCLHALEQLVVHSQPTHVVAVFDDEERGHGWRHQRLPDYKAGRAPMPETLEAEMPALRAAFEQHGFRCWAISGSEADDLAATLAVKVAQAGHQATIVSTDKGYCQLLSPTIRIRDYFQKRWLDAPFIAKEFGVTPQQLPDYWGLAGISSSKVPGVAGIGPKSAAQLLTDFQDLEGIYARLADVPEKWRKKLEEHKEMAFICREIARLQTDLQLDGNLQQLRLAR, encoded by the coding sequence GTGGCCGTTCATCTACTCATCGTCGACGCACTTAATCTCATTCGTCGCATTCACGCGGTACAGGGGTCGCCCTGCGTCGATACCTGTCTGCACGCGCTTGAACAACTGGTTGTCCATAGCCAGCCGACTCACGTCGTGGCGGTGTTTGATGATGAAGAGCGCGGTCATGGCTGGCGGCACCAGCGCCTGCCGGACTATAAAGCCGGGCGTGCGCCGATGCCGGAAACCCTCGAAGCGGAAATGCCAGCCCTGCGGGCGGCGTTTGAGCAACACGGGTTCCGCTGCTGGGCGATCTCCGGCAGCGAGGCCGACGACCTTGCCGCCACTCTGGCGGTGAAAGTGGCGCAGGCCGGGCATCAGGCCACCATTGTTTCCACCGATAAAGGCTACTGCCAGCTGCTGTCGCCAACTATCCGCATTCGCGATTATTTCCAGAAACGCTGGCTGGATGCGCCGTTTATCGCCAAAGAGTTCGGCGTCACGCCTCAGCAACTGCCCGACTACTGGGGTCTGGCGGGTATCAGCAGCTCAAAGGTTCCCGGCGTGGCGGGGATTGGGCCGAAGAGCGCCGCCCAGCTGTTAACCGATTTTCAGGATCTGGAAGGGATCTACGCGCGACTGGCGGACGTGCCGGAGAAGTGGCGTAAGAAGCTGGAAGAACATAAAGAGATGGCGTTTATCTGCCGTGAGATAGCACGCCTGCAAACCGATTTGCAGCTGGATGGCAACCTGCAACAGCTGCGGCTGGCACGGTAG